From Weissella confusa, a single genomic window includes:
- the rplQ gene encoding 50S ribosomal protein L17 yields the protein MGYRKLGRTSSQRKAMLRDLTTALLINGRIQTTEARAKEVRRTAEKMITLGKRGDLASRRKAAAFVRNVVADVQTTEDNKVKVETALQHLFNDVAPRFEGRAGGYTRILKTVQRRGDAAPMVILELVD from the coding sequence ATGGGATACCGCAAGTTGGGACGTACTAGCTCACAACGTAAGGCTATGTTGCGTGATTTGACGACTGCTTTGTTGATCAACGGTCGCATTCAAACGACAGAAGCCCGCGCTAAGGAAGTTCGTCGTACTGCAGAGAAGATGATTACGTTGGGTAAGCGTGGTGACTTGGCTTCACGCCGTAAGGCCGCTGCTTTCGTACGTAACGTTGTTGCAGACGTACAAACGACTGAAGATAACAAGGTTAAGGTAGAAACGGCTTTGCAACACTTGTTCAACGATGTTGCACCTCGCTTTGAGGGCCGTGCGGGTGGTTACACTCGTATCTTGAAGACGGTACAACGTCGTGGAGACGCTGCACCAATGGTTATCTTGGAATTGGTTGACTAA
- a CDS encoding DNA-directed RNA polymerase subunit alpha gives MLEFENPKITLVEEDSNYGKFVVEPLERGYGTTLGNSLRRVLLSSLPGAAINSVQIDGVLHEFSTVEGVVEDVTQIILNLKKVSMRIDSDEAKTLEVNVTGPATVTAGDIAGDSDVEILNKDLHIATVAAGATLHMTLSAERGRGYVSADQNKELHEEMPIGVLAIDSIFTPIERVNYQVENTRVGQRDDFDKLTLDIWTDGSLTATEAISLAARIMSDHLNSFVELSERAVNTQVMVDKEEVPTSKHADTPIEELDLSVRSYNCLKRAGINSVQELTERTETQMMSVRNLGRKSLDEIQEKLAVLGLGFRKED, from the coding sequence ATGCTTGAATTCGAAAACCCAAAGATTACGCTGGTTGAAGAGGATAGCAATTACGGTAAGTTTGTGGTTGAGCCGCTTGAACGTGGTTACGGAACTACTTTGGGTAACTCCCTACGCCGTGTATTGTTGTCTTCATTGCCTGGTGCGGCAATCAATTCAGTACAAATTGATGGCGTTTTGCATGAGTTTTCAACGGTCGAAGGTGTCGTTGAAGATGTAACGCAAATCATCTTGAACCTCAAGAAGGTTTCAATGCGCATCGATAGTGATGAAGCGAAGACGCTCGAAGTTAACGTAACCGGTCCCGCTACTGTGACGGCCGGCGACATCGCTGGAGATAGTGATGTAGAGATCTTGAACAAGGATCTTCACATTGCCACTGTTGCGGCTGGGGCTACGTTGCACATGACTTTGTCTGCAGAACGCGGACGTGGTTATGTGTCAGCGGACCAGAATAAGGAATTGCATGAAGAAATGCCAATTGGCGTTCTAGCAATTGATTCAATCTTTACCCCAATCGAACGCGTAAACTATCAAGTTGAGAACACTCGTGTGGGACAACGTGATGACTTTGACAAGTTGACTTTGGACATCTGGACTGATGGATCATTGACTGCTACTGAAGCTATTTCATTGGCAGCCCGTATCATGTCAGACCACTTGAACTCATTTGTTGAATTGTCAGAACGCGCGGTTAACACACAAGTGATGGTAGACAAGGAAGAAGTACCAACTAGCAAGCATGCCGACACTCCTATTGAAGAGTTGGACTTGTCAGTTCGTTCTTATAATTGTCTCAAAAGGGCCGGGATCAACTCTGTGCAAGAGTTGACGGAGCGTACAGAGACTCAAATGATGTCTGTACGAAACCTCGGTCGGAAATCACTTGACGAAATCCAGGAAAAGCTGGCAGTGCTCGGTTTAGGGTTCCGCAAGGAAGATTAG
- the rpsK gene encoding 30S ribosomal protein S11, whose translation MAGRTNRKRRVKKNIESGVAHIHATFNNTIVMITDVQGNAVAWSSAGSLGFKGSRKSTPFAAQMAAEAAAKGAMENGMKTVEVTVKGPGSGREAAIRALAAAGLEVTSIKDVTPVPHNGSRPPKRRRV comes from the coding sequence ATGGCAGGTCGTACTAATCGTAAGCGTCGTGTAAAGAAGAATATTGAGTCAGGTGTTGCACACATCCACGCAACGTTCAACAACACGATTGTGATGATCACGGACGTTCAAGGTAACGCCGTTGCTTGGTCATCAGCTGGTTCTCTTGGATTTAAGGGTAGCCGTAAGTCAACGCCATTTGCTGCGCAAATGGCTGCTGAGGCTGCTGCCAAGGGTGCTATGGAAAACGGCATGAAGACTGTTGAGGTCACTGTTAAGGGACCTGGTTCAGGTCGTGAAGCCGCTATCCGTGCGTTGGCCGCTGCTGGTTTGGAAGTTACGTCAATTAAGGACGTTACTCCTGTACCACACAACGGTTCACGTCCACCAAAGCGTCGTCGTGTCTAA
- the rpsM gene encoding 30S ribosomal protein S13, with translation MARIAGVDLPRDKRVVIALTYVYGIGNATAKKVLEEAKVSEDVRVRDLTPDQEDAIRAVVDGIKVEGDLRREISLNIKALQEIASYRGIRHRKGLPVRGQNTKNNARTRKGPAVAIAGKKK, from the coding sequence ATGGCTCGTATTGCTGGTGTTGATTTGCCTCGCGACAAGCGTGTCGTGATCGCATTGACATATGTATATGGAATCGGTAACGCAACTGCCAAGAAGGTGTTGGAAGAAGCTAAGGTTTCTGAAGACGTACGTGTTCGTGATTTGACGCCCGACCAAGAGGACGCCATCCGTGCCGTCGTAGACGGTATCAAGGTGGAAGGTGACTTGCGTCGCGAAATCTCATTGAACATTAAGGCATTGCAAGAAATTGCATCATACCGTGGTATCCGTCACCGTAAGGGCTTGCCTGTTCGTGGTCAAAACACGAAGAACAATGCCCGTACGCGTAAGGGCCCAGCTGTTGCAATTGCAGGTAAGAAGAAGTAA
- the rpmJ gene encoding 50S ribosomal protein L36 yields the protein MKVRPSVKPMCDNCKVIKRNGRVMVICSANPKHKQRQGA from the coding sequence ATGAAGGTTCGTCCATCTGTTAAGCCTATGTGCGATAACTGCAAGGTTATCAAGCGTAACGGTCGTGTGATGGTGATTTGCTCAGCAAACCCTAAGCACAAGCAACGCCAAGGTGCATAA
- the infA gene encoding translation initiation factor IF-1 encodes MANDVIEISGVVKETLPNAMFTVELENGAAILAHVSGKIRKNFIRILPGDRVTVEMSPYDLTKGRITYRFK; translated from the coding sequence GTGGCCAACGATGTTATTGAAATTTCTGGTGTGGTAAAGGAAACTTTGCCAAATGCCATGTTTACCGTTGAATTGGAAAACGGCGCCGCCATTCTAGCTCACGTGTCAGGGAAGATTCGTAAGAACTTTATCCGCATTTTGCCTGGTGATCGTGTGACGGTTGAAATGTCGCCATATGATTTGACTAAGGGACGTATTACGTACCGCTTTAAGTAG
- a CDS encoding adenylate kinase: protein MSLNIMLLGLPGVGKGTQAAKIVEEYNLPHISTGDMFRAAMANETELGMKAKSFMDAGNLVPDEVTNGIVAERLAEEDTKVGFILDGFPRNLDQAKALDEMLAKDGRSLDGVLYFTADADVLVDRMMARGRADDTPEVIKNRLDVNGKLTEPIAEFYAEKGILHKIDGARELDVVFADVKTLLDNLKNA, encoded by the coding sequence ATGAGTTTGAATATCATGCTATTGGGCTTGCCAGGTGTTGGTAAGGGTACCCAAGCTGCGAAGATTGTTGAAGAGTACAACTTGCCGCACATCAGTACGGGCGACATGTTCCGTGCTGCCATGGCTAACGAGACTGAACTCGGTATGAAGGCAAAGTCATTCATGGATGCTGGTAACTTGGTCCCAGACGAAGTTACTAACGGTATCGTTGCTGAACGCTTGGCTGAAGAGGATACGAAGGTTGGATTCATCCTTGATGGATTCCCTCGTAACTTGGACCAAGCTAAGGCATTGGATGAGATGTTGGCAAAGGATGGTCGTTCATTGGACGGCGTTCTTTACTTCACTGCTGATGCTGATGTTTTGGTTGATCGTATGATGGCCCGTGGCCGTGCAGACGATACGCCTGAAGTGATTAAGAATCGCTTGGACGTTAACGGAAAGCTTACTGAGCCTATCGCTGAGTTTTATGCCGAAAAGGGCATTTTGCACAAGATCGATGGTGCTCGCGAGCTTGATGTAGTGTTCGCTGATGTAAAGACGTTACTTGATAATTTGAAGAACGCGTAA
- the secY gene encoding preprotein translocase subunit SecY: MLKTVLNSLKEKDIRKKLFFTLGILIVYRLGAYITVPGINTAALTEVANSGLGSILNMFSGGGLTNYSLFAMGVSPYVTAQIVVQLLQMDIVPRFVEWSKQGEVGRRKLNQVTRYLTIVLAFVQSIGITAGFNQLSQVNLVKTPNLETYLLIGFILTAGTMFAVWLGEMITERGLGQGVSMLIFAGIIARVPAGVYQLFKEHVLQGDDPARGWAFLVGILLIFVLVIAFVTWFNQAIRKIPMQYTRRSTGSGNSSYLPLKINVAGVIPVIFASSLLVTPQTILQAFASKFADAGWYNTLMQYLSMQTMQGGIVYTLLIILFTFFYAFVQVNPEKVAENLQKQGSYIVGVWPGRATEKWLSGLLMRLSVVGALFLGFVALAPILATHIFGLDSNLGMSGTSVLIVIGVAIDLIRQLEGLMMKRQYVGFIQEGVEAK; the protein is encoded by the coding sequence ATGCTGAAAACCGTGCTCAACTCACTTAAGGAAAAGGACATCCGTAAAAAGTTGTTCTTTACCTTAGGGATTCTGATTGTTTACCGATTGGGTGCCTACATTACTGTGCCGGGTATTAACACGGCAGCACTTACTGAGGTAGCAAATTCTGGGCTCGGCAGCATTTTGAATATGTTTAGCGGTGGTGGACTTACAAATTACTCATTGTTCGCAATGGGTGTTTCACCATACGTTACTGCTCAAATCGTGGTACAGCTCCTACAAATGGATATTGTGCCACGATTTGTTGAATGGTCGAAACAAGGTGAAGTTGGTCGACGTAAGTTGAACCAAGTGACCCGCTATTTGACTATTGTTCTAGCGTTTGTCCAATCAATTGGAATCACCGCTGGATTCAATCAACTGAGTCAAGTGAATTTGGTTAAGACACCAAATTTGGAGACGTACTTGTTGATCGGTTTCATCCTAACTGCAGGAACTATGTTTGCTGTTTGGTTGGGTGAGATGATCACTGAGCGCGGACTCGGTCAAGGTGTCTCAATGTTGATTTTTGCTGGTATCATTGCGCGTGTGCCAGCAGGTGTATACCAACTGTTCAAGGAACACGTCCTACAAGGTGACGACCCAGCGCGTGGGTGGGCATTCTTGGTTGGTATCTTGTTGATTTTCGTTTTGGTTATCGCGTTTGTTACGTGGTTCAACCAAGCGATTCGCAAGATTCCAATGCAATATACACGTCGTTCAACTGGTTCAGGTAACTCATCTTACCTACCGTTGAAGATTAATGTTGCGGGTGTTATTCCTGTTATCTTCGCTTCATCATTGTTGGTAACGCCACAAACGATCTTGCAAGCATTTGCAAGTAAGTTTGCGGACGCAGGTTGGTACAACACTTTGATGCAATACCTATCAATGCAGACAATGCAGGGTGGTATTGTTTACACATTGTTGATTATCTTGTTTACGTTCTTTTATGCATTCGTTCAGGTTAACCCTGAAAAGGTTGCGGAGAACTTGCAAAAGCAAGGTAGTTACATTGTGGGCGTCTGGCCAGGACGTGCCACTGAAAAGTGGTTGTCTGGTTTGCTGATGCGTTTGTCAGTTGTCGGCGCTTTGTTCCTAGGATTTGTCGCTTTGGCACCAATTCTAGCAACACACATCTTCGGGTTGGATAGTAACCTTGGAATGTCAGGAACATCAGTATTGATTGTCATTGGTGTGGCAATTGATCTGATTCGCCAACTTGAAGGATTGATGATGAAGCGGCAATATGTTGGATTTATTCAAGAAGGAGTCGAAGCAAAATGA
- the rplO gene encoding 50S ribosomal protein L15, producing the protein MKLNELQVAEGSRKVRNRVGRGESSGNGKTAGRGQKGQKARGKVRLGFEGGQMPLFRRKPKRGFTNINRKEFAVVNLDVLNQFDNGTEVSPALLVEAGIVKNELSGIKILANGQLEKSLTVKANKFSAAAVTAIEAAGGKTEVI; encoded by the coding sequence ATGAAGCTTAATGAACTCCAAGTTGCTGAAGGTTCACGCAAGGTCCGCAACCGTGTTGGACGTGGTGAGTCATCAGGAAACGGTAAGACTGCAGGACGTGGTCAAAAGGGTCAAAAGGCTCGTGGTAAGGTACGTTTGGGCTTTGAAGGTGGACAAATGCCTTTGTTCCGTCGTAAGCCAAAGCGTGGATTTACTAACATCAACCGCAAGGAATTCGCTGTTGTGAACCTTGATGTGTTGAACCAATTCGATAACGGAACTGAAGTTTCACCAGCATTGTTGGTCGAAGCTGGTATCGTTAAGAACGAATTGAGTGGCATTAAGATCTTGGCTAACGGTCAATTGGAAAAGTCATTGACTGTTAAGGCAAACAAGTTCTCAGCCGCTGCTGTTACGGCTATTGAAGCTGCCGGTGGTAAGACTGAGGTGATCTAA